The Ranitomeya variabilis isolate aRanVar5 chromosome 7, aRanVar5.hap1, whole genome shotgun sequence genome includes a window with the following:
- the PELO gene encoding LOW QUALITY PROTEIN: protein pelota homolog (The sequence of the model RefSeq protein was modified relative to this genomic sequence to represent the inferred CDS: inserted 1 base in 1 codon), whose translation MKLVSKDIEKDNAGQVTLVPEEAEDMWHTYNLLQAGDSLRASTIRKVTTESSTGSVGSNRVRTTLTICVQNIDFDSQACQLRVKGINIQENQYVKMGAYHTIELEPNRKFTLAKKQWDSIVLERIEQACDPAFNADVAAVIMQDGLAHICLVTSSMTLLRAKIETSIPRKRRGNCSQHEKALEKFYEQVMQGIIRHINFEVVKVVLVASPGFVREQFCEFLFLRAVKQDLKMILENRGKFLQVHSSSGHKHSLTEVLCDPAVTARLADTKAASEIKALGDFYKMLQXEPERAFYGIKHVERANEALAIDTLLVTDELFRHQDVATRSRYVRLVDGVRENGGTVRIFSSLHVSGEQLNQLTGVAAILRFPVPDLSGDESSSGED comes from the exons ATGAAGCTCGTCAGTAAAGACATCGAGAAAGACAATGCTGG TCAGGTGACCTTGGTCCCAGAGGAGGCGGAGGACATGTGGCACACGTACAACCTACTGCAGGCGGGTGACAGTCTGCGGGCGTCCACTATCAG GAAGGTGACAACAGAGTCCTCGACGGGCAGCGTGGGCAGCAACCGTGTGCGGACCACCCTCACCATCTGTGTGCAGAACATTGACTTTGACTCCCAGGCGTGCCAGCTGCGGGTGAAGGGCATCAACATCCAGGAGAACCAGTATGTGAAG ATGGGAGCCTATCACACTATCGAGCTGGAGCCAAACCGCAAGTTCACCCTGGCCAAGAAGCAGTGGGACAGCATCGTGCTGGAGAGGATAG AGCAGGCCTGTGACCCCGCGTTTAATGCCGATGTGGCCGCAGTCATCATGCAGGACGGTCTCGCACACATCTGTCTGGTCACATCTAGTATGACACTGCTCCGCGCCAAGATTGAGACCAGCATTCCACGAAAGAGGCGCGGAAACTGCTCGCAACATGAGAAG GCTCTGGAGAAGTTCTATGAACAAGTCATGCAGGGAATCATCCGTCACATCAACTTTGAGG TGGTGAAGGTCGTCCTCGTGGCGTCTCCTGGATTCGTCCGTGAACAGTTCTGTGAGTTTCTTTTCCTTCGAGCCGTGAAACAGGATTTAAAGATGATTCTGGAAAATCGTGGGAAATTCCTCCAGGTGCACAGCTCGTCTGGACACAAGCACTCGCTGACAG AGGTTCTGTGTGACCCGGCCGTTACCGCCCGCCTGGCAGACACCAAG GCGGCCAGTGAAATAAAAGCCCTGGGAGATTTCTACAAGATGCTGC ATGAGCCGGAGCGGGCGTTTTACGG GATTAAACACGTTGAGCGAGCGAATGAGGCGCTGGCCATCGACACCCTGCTGGTGACTGACGAGCTCTTCAG ACATCAGGACGTGGCGACTCGCAGCCGTTATGTGAGACTTGTTGATGGTGTGAGGGAGAACGGAGGAACGGTGAG AATTTTCTCCAGTTTACACGTCTCCGGAGAAC AACTGAACCAGCTGACAGGAGTCGCGGCCATTTTAAGGTTCCCAGTGCCAGACCTGTCCGGGGACGAATCCAGCTCTGGCGAGGACTAG